One part of the Oscillatoria sp. FACHB-1406 genome encodes these proteins:
- a CDS encoding CHASE2 domain-containing protein: protein MAEKLVVLKFYGNLHSQGFTVALEVSEERQRATTDCSANLPADPELAAAISSYWQEHYQPLAGDQSRGIRPGAMPYGGSISPKIEECKRSGKKLKAGINHWLQSSNFRPLLDSLLQQLQAEDEVRVLIRTDDELLHKLPWECWKIFNDYPKAQYCYSSHFSAPPPRRQDLPRRNKVRILAILGESDRINVDADLMTLEQLSDVAEIVVLCEPRSEEINDELWAQPWDIIFFAGHSYTEGETGVIRINPDEALPIEQDSQVWFGLQKAVQQGLQLVIFNSCDGFGLAKQLDILHVPQVIFMREFVVDFAAQKFLQYFLRAYIGGDSLSLAVREAKEKLRGITVEIDGCDEKIEVPYAEWLPVLWQNPAVFPPKWEELLPPVTKRTFPARRRCKIGTVAIASLAIAALVFGARWQGKLQPLELKAYDFFMQQRAIEPRDNRLLVIRITPDDRDRLKQSPDKTGQGSRTLSDRNLDRLFEKLEGLQPAAIGLLIAREGSISSQYPHFKAALEGDRTIVMCQFKTESQQGTAAPEPVARDRVGFFTTVPDADGVLRRHLLSQKVSDRFPCKGDLIDSFSLQVAQHYLQKQGGYRLDLSDDNFIQIGSTRYEPLKLHRGGYHHPDSGVEGGIQTMLNYRPYRDYQTDIARVVSLTDFFDDQLTPKDVRDRIVLIGRNFKDEGELTPYNPTAKSFIDKTPGLFIVAQEISSILSNVEQKIPLIWAWDWWGDALWIWGWSLTGGLLYWFLNLWKTSPIKGLALLILSYGLAWATLYGLCLLFFFNGGWLPFVPATLGLFLTGATISLYQALKNIKFNP from the coding sequence ATGGCAGAGAAGTTGGTGGTATTAAAGTTTTACGGCAACTTACACTCACAAGGGTTTACCGTTGCGTTGGAAGTGAGCGAGGAACGGCAACGCGCTACGACGGATTGTTCCGCAAACTTACCTGCCGATCCGGAATTAGCCGCCGCGATTTCCTCCTACTGGCAGGAGCATTACCAGCCGCTTGCCGGAGACCAGTCTCGGGGGATACGCCCCGGAGCGATGCCTTACGGTGGCTCGATTAGCCCTAAAATTGAGGAGTGCAAGCGCTCTGGAAAAAAGCTCAAAGCTGGCATCAACCATTGGCTGCAATCTTCCAATTTTCGTCCGCTTCTCGACTCTCTCCTGCAACAACTGCAAGCTGAGGATGAAGTTCGCGTCTTAATTCGTACTGATGACGAACTCTTGCACAAATTGCCTTGGGAATGTTGGAAAATCTTCAACGATTACCCAAAAGCTCAGTATTGCTATAGTTCTCATTTTTCCGCGCCCCCTCCCAGACGGCAGGATTTACCGCGTAGAAATAAAGTGAGAATTTTAGCGATTTTGGGAGAGAGCGATCGCATTAATGTCGATGCCGATCTTATGACTTTGGAACAACTCTCCGACGTGGCTGAGATCGTGGTGCTTTGCGAACCGAGGAGCGAAGAAATTAACGATGAGTTGTGGGCGCAACCGTGGGATATTATCTTTTTCGCCGGACATAGTTATACGGAGGGAGAAACGGGCGTTATTCGCATTAATCCCGATGAAGCTCTCCCCATCGAACAGGATAGTCAAGTGTGGTTTGGCTTGCAAAAGGCCGTTCAACAGGGCTTACAACTGGTGATTTTTAACTCTTGCGACGGTTTTGGCTTGGCGAAACAATTGGATATTCTCCACGTTCCTCAAGTCATTTTTATGCGCGAGTTTGTGGTTGATTTTGCGGCTCAGAAGTTTTTGCAATACTTTCTGCGCGCTTATATTGGGGGGGATTCGTTATCTTTAGCCGTTCGGGAAGCGAAGGAAAAATTACGCGGTATAACCGTTGAAATCGACGGTTGCGATGAAAAGATTGAAGTGCCGTATGCGGAATGGTTGCCGGTGCTTTGGCAAAATCCTGCGGTTTTTCCGCCGAAATGGGAAGAGTTGCTTCCTCCAGTGACGAAAAGAACTTTCCCCGCGAGGCGGCGATGTAAGATTGGGACGGTTGCGATCGCGAGTTTGGCGATCGCAGCGCTCGTTTTTGGGGCGCGCTGGCAGGGAAAATTACAACCGTTAGAGTTGAAAGCGTATGATTTTTTTATGCAGCAACGCGCGATCGAACCGCGCGACAATCGCCTCCTCGTCATTCGTATTACCCCCGACGATCGCGATCGCTTAAAACAGTCTCCCGACAAAACAGGACAAGGTTCGAGAACGTTGAGCGATCGCAACTTGGATCGTTTGTTTGAGAAGCTCGAAGGGCTGCAACCCGCCGCGATTGGCTTGCTTATCGCGCGCGAAGGCAGTATTAGTTCCCAATATCCTCACTTTAAAGCAGCGTTAGAGGGCGATCGCACGATTGTGATGTGTCAGTTTAAAACTGAGTCCCAGCAGGGAACAGCGGCTCCGGAGCCGGTGGCGCGCGATCGCGTGGGATTTTTTACCACTGTTCCCGATGCGGACGGTGTATTGCGCCGCCATCTTTTGTCTCAGAAAGTTAGCGATCGCTTCCCTTGTAAAGGCGACTTGATTGATTCTTTTAGCCTTCAAGTTGCCCAGCATTATCTCCAGAAACAAGGCGGCTATCGCTTAGACCTCTCAGATGATAATTTCATTCAAATTGGAAGCACCCGATATGAACCCCTAAAACTGCATCGCGGCGGCTATCACCATCCAGATTCTGGCGTTGAGGGAGGGATTCAAACCATGTTGAATTATCGCCCCTATCGGGATTATCAAACCGATATCGCGCGCGTCGTTTCGCTGACCGATTTCTTCGACGACCAACTCACGCCCAAAGATGTTCGCGATCGCATCGTTTTAATCGGCAGAAACTTCAAAGATGAGGGCGAACTCACGCCCTACAACCCGACAGCAAAAAGTTTTATCGACAAAACTCCCGGTCTTTTTATCGTCGCCCAAGAAATCAGTTCGATTTTAAGCAACGTCGAACAGAAAATCCCCTTAATCTGGGCTTGGGATTGGTGGGGAGATGCGCTCTGGATTTGGGGCTGGTCTTTAACCGGAGGATTACTGTATTGGTTTCTAAACCTGTGGAAAACAAGTCCGATTAAAGGGTTAGCACTCCTAATACTTTCCTATGGTTTAGCTTGGGCTACGCTTTACGGTCTTTGCCTCTTATTTTTCTTCAACGGCGGCTGGCTTCCGTTCGTTCCTGCTACGCTCGGTTTATTCCTAACCGGCGCGACAATTTCACTTTACCAAGCACTCAAAAACATCAAATTCAACCCATGA
- a CDS encoding DUF928 domain-containing protein gives MKTRSTVIEKLVIILAIAGIAAFLKNAPMQAQPQPETSPASTLPTPERDRIIFTPRPEAKDDDESRGPVNPPPPYGESLCPIAKIPLTAIAPNKDGNTNIILTAQTHPSLWFYNPYESQLTGEFSISQQGKQIYQQTLQLSGKAGLIGITLPTALPGLSLNEEYNWNLTLICNPQDRAEDLYVGGSIKRVNSTPNFTPQLTAMPQDKAKLYALDGLLPETLTTIVRDLSPKDKATAQLYWTQVMQELGLEKLSEESPAEQETKPL, from the coding sequence ATGAAAACTCGCTCCACAGTAATTGAGAAACTGGTGATTATTTTGGCGATCGCCGGTATTGCAGCCTTTTTAAAAAATGCTCCAATGCAGGCACAACCCCAGCCCGAAACGAGTCCCGCTTCGACGCTGCCAACGCCAGAACGCGATCGCATTATTTTTACGCCCCGCCCCGAAGCAAAAGATGATGATGAATCGCGCGGTCCCGTTAATCCCCCACCTCCCTACGGCGAATCGCTCTGTCCTATTGCTAAAATTCCGTTAACCGCGATCGCTCCTAATAAAGACGGAAACACTAACATTATTCTCACGGCTCAAACTCATCCCAGCTTATGGTTTTATAACCCTTACGAAAGTCAGTTAACAGGAGAATTTAGTATCAGTCAGCAAGGCAAACAAATTTACCAGCAAACTCTTCAACTTTCAGGAAAAGCTGGATTGATTGGCATTACTTTACCGACCGCGCTTCCGGGTTTAAGCTTAAATGAAGAATACAATTGGAATTTGACGCTGATTTGCAATCCACAAGATCGTGCTGAGGATTTGTATGTTGGAGGAAGCATAAAGCGAGTCAATTCTACGCCAAACTTCACTCCTCAGCTTACCGCAATGCCTCAAGACAAAGCAAAACTTTATGCTCTCGATGGATTATTACCGGAAACATTAACAACCATCGTTCGAGATTTATCTCCAAAAGATAAGGCAACCGCTCAGTTGTATTGGACGCAGGTTATGCAAGAGTTAGGATTAGAAAAATTGAGCGAAGAATCGCCCGCAGAACAAGAAACCAAGCCTTTGTAA
- a CDS encoding CHAT domain-containing protein: MLFCLGVAIAIVPENASAFSSGDTTPQPETIDDWQRRSQILYQQGKYGDAIAILQSALAASTAAGDFPKAAIACINLSQVYQAVGQWQEARDAIENSSGFLPNIGGKERDKIFARLLEVRGKLELSLNQLESAIEDWKQATNIYHQLNDTTSELRCKINHSIALKESGNYREMLELSLNNAGGILQLSDSTFKATALRHLGEVIAIAGDRKTLESTPLFSSLGLEQRNELEIAEWLLQQSLTVARSLNSSQDIAESYLLLGNLKKIVYSRAKDAFERSNSKEYPIAQQIEIAKTALDFYQKAQDSSPSELTKFQANINRLSLLIDLEKQADIPLNPTPTQQIDEGLQNLNELLARLNAFPVQHQTLLFRIKLAALLIDRNLESYFPIVEQLLLETQSQAKIVNDSKISAYTEGYLGSIYQFKGQTAQSNELFRNAILGSQEVHANDLLYQWEWELSKLLVKQGQKSEAVIAYEETIKTVDSVRKELLSLPNPEVRFTFRDNVEPVYRELVSLLLSREEANIPQDDLKKALYYIDALQVAELEDFLRCNLQSKVTPSSETNSLQGQIADFSQHLEKISSFDPNSAFLYTISLPHQLATIVKLPQKQALLSHVEEIEASEFEETLQKASESSKKPNFLDTDRAPLQKLYKWSIAPFVQEFQNNGITHLVTVLDSNLRSVPMAAFHDGEKFLIERGYSLSIAPSVQLIEPKPFKIEATKTLILGATETRTGWEPLTPAVPNQIEKLSQILKNFEVISNGQFTKQALQERMSSLYYNVVHIITHGKFSSSFEETYIFTDDKSSDRRNYTLDINELSGILHNTPAAQPLELLVFSACETASGDRRAVLGMAGITIKSGANSTIGSLWKVKQDAANELMINFYKNLSDRKVSKAEALRLAQMDIITSNSKDTLVKSPGYWASLILVGF; the protein is encoded by the coding sequence TTGCTTTTTTGTTTGGGAGTTGCGATCGCGATTGTGCCAGAAAATGCTAGTGCTTTTTCGTCGGGCGATACAACCCCGCAGCCCGAAACGATAGACGATTGGCAGCGTCGCAGTCAGATATTATACCAGCAAGGGAAATATGGGGACGCGATCGCGATTTTACAATCAGCACTCGCCGCTTCTACCGCCGCTGGAGATTTCCCGAAAGCCGCGATCGCTTGTATTAACCTATCCCAAGTGTATCAAGCCGTCGGACAATGGCAGGAGGCTCGAGACGCGATCGAAAATAGCTCGGGTTTTCTCCCGAATATTGGGGGGAAAGAACGCGATAAAATTTTTGCGCGGCTGCTCGAAGTTAGGGGTAAACTCGAACTCAGCCTGAACCAGCTTGAAAGCGCGATAGAAGATTGGAAGCAAGCCACAAACATTTATCATCAACTGAACGATACCACCTCAGAGTTAAGGTGCAAAATTAACCACAGCATCGCGCTGAAAGAATCGGGCAATTATCGGGAGATGCTCGAGCTTTCGCTGAATAATGCCGGGGGTATTCTTCAGCTTAGCGATTCTACCTTCAAAGCGACCGCCCTGCGACATTTAGGGGAAGTTATTGCGATCGCTGGCGATCGCAAAACCTTAGAATCAACACCGTTGTTTAGTTCGTTGGGATTAGAACAGCGTAACGAGCTTGAAATTGCGGAATGGTTATTGCAACAAAGCTTAACCGTCGCGCGATCGCTTAATTCATCCCAAGACATTGCCGAATCCTACCTCCTTTTAGGCAACCTTAAAAAGATCGTTTACTCTCGTGCTAAAGATGCTTTCGAGCGTAGTAATAGCAAAGAATATCCCATCGCTCAACAAATCGAGATCGCTAAAACTGCTCTAGATTTTTATCAAAAAGCGCAAGATAGTTCTCCTTCCGAACTCACCAAGTTTCAAGCTAATATCAATCGACTCTCCCTTCTTATTGACTTAGAAAAACAAGCCGATATACCACTCAATCCTACTCCTACCCAACAAATCGACGAGGGATTGCAGAACTTAAACGAGTTACTCGCTCGGCTCAATGCCTTTCCCGTCCAACATCAAACCCTGTTATTTCGGATTAAGCTCGCTGCCCTTTTAATCGATCGAAATCTTGAATCTTACTTCCCCATCGTCGAACAATTATTGCTCGAAACGCAATCGCAAGCAAAAATAGTCAACGATTCTAAAATCTCTGCTTACACCGAAGGTTATTTAGGTAGCATTTATCAGTTTAAAGGTCAAACTGCGCAATCAAATGAGCTTTTTCGGAATGCAATTTTAGGCTCGCAAGAAGTCCACGCTAACGATCTTTTGTATCAATGGGAATGGGAGTTAAGCAAACTTTTAGTTAAACAAGGTCAAAAAAGCGAAGCAGTTATTGCTTATGAAGAGACCATTAAAACCGTAGATAGCGTTCGGAAAGAGTTACTCAGTTTACCCAATCCGGAAGTGCGCTTTACCTTCCGAGATAACGTGGAACCCGTTTATCGAGAGTTAGTGAGTTTGTTGTTATCGCGAGAGGAAGCTAACATCCCTCAAGACGATTTGAAAAAAGCCCTCTATTACATCGATGCGCTGCAAGTCGCCGAATTGGAGGATTTTCTACGCTGCAATCTTCAGTCAAAAGTTACCCCTTCTTCAGAGACAAACTCACTGCAAGGACAGATCGCTGATTTCAGCCAACATCTCGAAAAGATTAGCAGTTTTGACCCAAATTCAGCCTTTCTTTATACGATTAGTTTGCCCCATCAACTGGCAACAATCGTAAAACTACCCCAAAAGCAAGCGTTATTATCCCACGTTGAAGAAATTGAAGCAAGTGAGTTTGAAGAAACACTTCAAAAAGCCTCCGAAAGCTCAAAAAAGCCAAATTTTCTTGACACAGATCGCGCTCCCTTACAAAAGTTATATAAATGGTCGATCGCACCGTTCGTACAAGAATTCCAAAACAACGGTATAACTCATTTAGTTACGGTGCTAGATAGCAATTTACGCTCAGTGCCGATGGCAGCCTTCCACGACGGAGAAAAGTTTTTAATCGAGCGCGGTTATAGTTTATCGATCGCGCCTAGCGTTCAACTAATTGAACCAAAACCGTTTAAGATTGAAGCGACAAAAACGCTGATTTTAGGAGCGACAGAAACTCGTACCGGCTGGGAACCTTTAACCCCAGCAGTTCCCAATCAGATCGAGAAACTCAGTCAAATTTTAAAGAATTTTGAAGTGATAAGCAACGGGCAGTTCACAAAGCAGGCGTTGCAAGAGCGGATGAGTTCTTTATATTACAATGTCGTTCACATTATCACTCACGGTAAATTTAGTTCCAGCTTTGAAGAGACTTATATTTTTACAGACGATAAATCGAGCGATCGCCGCAATTATACCCTCGACATTAACGAGCTAAGTGGTATCCTCCACAACACTCCTGCCGCGCAACCCCTTGAATTATTAGTTTTTAGTGCCTGCGAAACGGCTTCGGGCGATCGTCGGGCGGTATTAGGAATGGCTGGAATTACCATAAAATCCGGCGCGAACAGCACGATTGGTTCTTTATGGAAAGTTAAACAAGATGCTGCCAATGAGTTAATGATTAATTTCTACAAAAATCTGAGCGATCGCAAAGTGAGTAAAGCAGAAGCATTGCGTCTCGCTCAGATGGATATCATTACGTCGAATTCAAAAGATACTTTGGTCAAAAGTCCTGGTTATTGGGCTTCGTTGATTCTAGTCGGATTTTGA
- the ribE gene encoding riboflavin synthase: MFTGLIQALGRVRPLGSDRWEILPASADSELILGDLAIGDSVAVDGACLTAEEISPNGFTAVVSPETLRRTRLGQIDPALDWANLETSLRVGSKIGGHFVTGHVDSVGCLLESVRTAQAWEMTFGSVSSLRLEWEDAIARYLVDKGSISVNGISLTIAECDPGGNWFKVAVIPHTYDRTNLKYLQPGSWVNLEADILGKYVDKLLVRHSSAAAKEEEISLAFLAEHGY; the protein is encoded by the coding sequence ATGTTTACAGGATTAATTCAAGCTTTAGGACGAGTTCGGCCTCTCGGAAGCGATCGCTGGGAAATTTTGCCCGCGAGCGCCGATTCCGAGCTAATTTTAGGAGACTTAGCGATCGGCGATAGCGTTGCGGTGGATGGCGCTTGTTTGACGGCTGAGGAGATTTCGCCGAACGGCTTTACTGCTGTCGTTTCCCCAGAAACGTTGCGCCGCACTCGCCTCGGTCAAATCGATCCGGCGCTGGATTGGGCGAACTTAGAAACCTCTTTGCGCGTTGGCAGCAAAATCGGCGGGCATTTCGTAACGGGTCACGTCGATAGCGTGGGTTGTTTGCTCGAAAGCGTTCGTACTGCCCAAGCGTGGGAGATGACTTTTGGTTCGGTGTCCTCGTTGCGGTTGGAATGGGAAGACGCGATCGCGCGTTATTTAGTGGATAAAGGTAGCATTTCTGTCAACGGGATCAGCTTAACGATTGCTGAATGCGATCCCGGCGGCAATTGGTTTAAAGTCGCCGTCATTCCTCACACTTACGATCGCACTAACCTCAAGTATTTACAACCGGGCAGTTGGGTGAATTTAGAAGCCGACATTTTAGGGAAGTATGTCGATAAACTCTTAGTTCGGCATTCTTCCGCAGCAGCGAAAGAGGAAGAAATCAGTTTAGCTTTTCTCGCCGAACACGGTTATTAA
- a CDS encoding bifunctional nuclease family protein, giving the protein MIEMKVAGIALDAITRSPIVLLKDGSDRRALPIYIGQEQAKAIIGALEGQKPPRPLTHDLLNNLLETWEMRLERVIIHSLQDNTFYAVLCLSQGEVKKEVDCRPSDAIALALRTDSPIWVMEEVVADASIPVDREADEEERQAFRNFVANLRPEDFTERGRSSPNES; this is encoded by the coding sequence ATGATTGAAATGAAAGTTGCTGGAATTGCGTTGGATGCCATCACTCGCAGTCCCATTGTATTGCTTAAAGATGGCTCCGATCGGCGGGCTTTGCCGATTTATATCGGGCAGGAGCAAGCGAAGGCGATTATCGGCGCTTTGGAAGGACAAAAACCGCCTCGTCCTCTCACGCACGATTTGCTTAATAATTTGCTGGAAACTTGGGAAATGCGTTTGGAGCGCGTGATCATTCACTCCCTGCAAGATAATACGTTTTATGCGGTGCTGTGTCTATCTCAAGGCGAAGTGAAGAAGGAAGTCGATTGTCGTCCCAGCGACGCGATCGCGCTAGCATTGCGAACCGACAGCCCGATTTGGGTGATGGAAGAAGTCGTCGCCGATGCTTCGATTCCCGTCGATCGCGAAGCGGATGAAGAAGAACGCCAAGCCTTTCGCAATTTTGTCGCCAACTTACGCCCGGAAGACTTTACCGAACGAGGGCGCAGCAGTCCCAACGAATCCTAA
- a CDS encoding aldo/keto reductase, which yields MQYRRFGRTNLRLSVFSLGTMRCLSSAANVRATLERAIALGINHIETARGYGKSEEYLGLALQAGLSVPRDRLHITTKLPPAPDAATMQTWIDESLERLHLDSLDTLAIHGINTWEHLEAVLRPDGCMQAARAAVAAGKVKHLGFSTHAPVDIILAAINTDLFDFVNLHYYYFFQRNAAAIRLAAEKDLGIFIISPADKGGQLYQPPPMLQQLCHPRTPLALNYRFLLADARIATLSVGAANPEELLEPLSVADETQPLTEAERQIFQRLEARLDEELGTDCCRQCDRCLPCPEAINIPEVLRLRNLAVAYQMTEFGKYRYRMFENAGHWFPGRRGDRCTDCGDCLPRCPENLDIPKLLRDTHERLQGSPRRRLWGNS from the coding sequence ATGCAGTATCGACGCTTCGGAAGAACCAATCTGCGGTTATCGGTTTTTTCTCTGGGGACGATGCGCTGTTTGAGTTCGGCTGCCAACGTCCGCGCTACCTTGGAACGCGCGATCGCCCTCGGCATCAACCATATTGAAACCGCTCGCGGCTACGGCAAAAGCGAGGAATATTTAGGTTTAGCGCTACAAGCCGGACTTTCCGTTCCGCGCGATCGCCTCCACATCACCACCAAACTTCCTCCCGCCCCCGATGCCGCAACAATGCAGACTTGGATCGACGAATCCCTAGAACGCCTGCACCTCGACTCCCTCGACACTTTAGCCATTCACGGCATTAACACCTGGGAACACCTCGAAGCCGTGCTGCGTCCCGATGGCTGTATGCAAGCCGCGCGTGCTGCCGTTGCCGCCGGAAAAGTCAAGCATCTCGGTTTTTCTACCCACGCCCCAGTTGACATTATCCTCGCGGCGATTAACACAGATTTGTTTGATTTTGTCAACCTCCATTATTATTACTTTTTTCAGAGAAACGCTGCCGCAATTCGCCTCGCCGCCGAGAAAGATTTAGGCATTTTTATCATCTCGCCAGCCGACAAAGGCGGACAACTTTATCAGCCCCCGCCCATGCTGCAACAGTTATGCCACCCCCGCACGCCCCTCGCCTTAAACTATCGCTTCCTGCTAGCCGATGCGCGGATTGCCACCCTTAGCGTCGGTGCGGCGAATCCCGAAGAATTGCTCGAACCCCTCTCGGTGGCGGACGAGACACAGCCTTTAACGGAGGCAGAACGGCAGATTTTCCAACGTTTAGAAGCGCGATTGGATGAGGAATTGGGGACGGATTGTTGCCGACAGTGCGATCGCTGTTTGCCTTGCCCGGAAGCGATTAACATCCCCGAAGTCCTGCGCCTTCGCAATCTAGCGGTTGCTTACCAGATGACAGAATTCGGAAAGTACCGCTATCGGATGTTTGAAAACGCCGGACATTGGTTTCCTGGACGCAGGGGCGATCGCTGCACCGACTGCGGCGACTGTTTGCCGCGCTGTCCCGAAAATCTCGATATCCCAAAACTGCTGCGCGATACCCACGAACGCTTACAAGGATCGCCGCGCCGCCGACTTTGGGGTAATTCGTAA
- a CDS encoding serine hydrolase: MPQTLSPQAAIARLFTSPQIQSEWFAPSFLSVAPLTQIEEIVKQINGSLGKYREVQQEGDRYLIIFDRGSVPASIHLDEQGRFVGLFFGPPRLNAIRLEDAISQLKTLPGDVSLFVSKNGTEQASLNPERPLAVGSAFKLAILNALTRQIAAGQHQWSEVVALKSNWKSLPTGILQDWPEGSPLTLSTLASLMISISDNTATDALLEVVGRDAVEAFSPHNRPFLSTRAAFILKNPENAALLQRYRQGDETTRRQILLELQSLPLPGVEMFAAGKPLALDVEWFFSTRELCQLMENVAPLPLMQINPGIASPADWKSVAYKGGSEPGVLNFTARVEDEAGQSYCISATWNNKDAIDQTRFQGIYNGILLGLKVK; encoded by the coding sequence ATGCCTCAAACCCTGTCCCCTCAAGCTGCGATCGCACGATTGTTTACCAGTCCTCAAATTCAGAGTGAATGGTTTGCACCCTCATTTTTATCCGTTGCACCTCTTACACAAATTGAGGAAATTGTCAAGCAAATTAACGGAAGTTTGGGGAAATATCGAGAAGTCCAACAAGAAGGCGATCGCTACCTAATAATATTCGATCGCGGCAGCGTCCCCGCTAGCATACACCTCGACGAGCAGGGGCGCTTTGTCGGACTCTTTTTCGGGCCGCCGCGCCTCAATGCCATCAGGCTAGAAGATGCGATTTCGCAACTGAAAACGCTACCGGGCGATGTTAGCCTGTTCGTCTCCAAAAACGGCACAGAACAAGCCAGTTTAAACCCAGAACGCCCCTTAGCCGTCGGTTCTGCCTTCAAACTCGCCATCCTCAACGCCCTCACCCGCCAAATCGCCGCCGGTCAACATCAATGGTCGGAGGTCGTCGCCTTAAAATCAAACTGGAAAAGTTTGCCCACCGGAATCCTCCAAGATTGGCCCGAAGGTTCGCCCCTAACGCTTTCAACCCTCGCCTCCCTAATGATTTCCATCAGCGACAACACCGCTACCGATGCGCTACTCGAAGTCGTGGGGCGCGATGCTGTCGAAGCATTTTCGCCGCACAACCGCCCCTTTTTAAGCACCCGCGCCGCCTTTATTCTCAAAAATCCCGAAAACGCCGCCCTACTGCAACGCTACCGCCAAGGCGACGAAACCACGCGCCGTCAAATCCTATTGGAACTGCAAAGCTTACCGCTACCGGGAGTTGAGATGTTTGCAGCCGGAAAACCCCTGGCGTTAGATGTGGAATGGTTTTTTTCAACGCGGGAGTTGTGCCAGTTAATGGAGAACGTTGCACCCTTACCGTTAATGCAAATCAATCCCGGCATTGCTAGTCCTGCCGATTGGAAGAGTGTCGCTTATAAAGGCGGTTCGGAACCCGGTGTCCTCAACTTTACCGCTCGCGTTGAAGATGAAGCCGGTCAAAGCTACTGTATCAGTGCGACTTGGAATAATAAAGACGCGATCGACCAAACGCGCTTCCAAGGGATTTATAATGGCATCCTTTTGGGTTTGAAAGTGAAATAA